The Deinococcus hopiensis KR-140 sequence GGTGACCCAGGGTGGGACTGGCGCTGCCGCTGGTCACGTGGCCCACCGGAACACCGTTCAGCAGCACCGAATAGCCCTCACGCACGGGCACACGGTCCAGCGTGAGGCCGACGAGCCTGTGGGGCGGCTCTTTCCGAATATGCTCGCGGCCCACGTGGTCTTTGTCCTTGGCCACCCAGGTGTAGGTGCTGCTCAGGGGGTGCAACTCCTCGGTGAATTCGTGACCATAGAGGGGAAAGCCCGCTTCCAGCCGCAAGGTGTCGCGTGCGCCCAGCCCAGCGGGCGTCAGGCCCACGGCGACGAGCTTGTCCCAGATGGTCTCGGCCTCGCTGGCGTCGGTGAAAACCTCGAAGCCGTCCTCGCCTGTGTAACCCGTGCGTGCCAGCAGCACGCCAAATCCGAACAGCTTGGCGGGGAAGAAGGCGTTCTTCTTCTTCTGGCCCAGGTCCACGTCAATGTGGGGCTGCAGCAGCGTCTCCGCCTGCGGTCCCTGCACGGCGAGCAGGCCCCAGAGGTCCGATTCGTCAGTAAGCTGCACGTCGAAGCCCGCCGTATGCGTCTGAAGGTGCGCCCAGTCCTTGCCGATGTTGCTCGCGTTGACCACCAGCAGGTATTCGGCCTCACCGGCGCGGTACACGTAGATGTCGTCCACCAGGCCGCCCGCGTCGTTCGGCAGCCAGTTGTACTGGGCACGGCCCGGCTTGAGCTTCGAGACGTCGTTGGTGGTCACGCGCTGGAGGAAGGCTTCGGCGTCAGGCCCCTTGACCCGGAACTCGCCCATGTGTGACACGTCGAACAGCCCGGCCTGGGTCCGCACGGCCTGGTGTTCGGCCTTCACGCCCGCGTACTGCACGGGCATGTCCCACCCACCAAACGGCACCATCCGGGCACCGGCCCGCAGGTGTGCGGCATAAAGGGGGGTCCGCTTGAGCGGGGTTTCAGGGGTCTCGGTCACCCCCAAACTGTACCGGAACGGGGGCAAAAGCGTCCGGGCGGTACGGACGCCTGGGGGGGTGAAGTGAGGGAGAAAGAAAGAAAGAACCCCGCTGCCATACGGAGTTTTTGGCAACCATCGCAGCGCTGTCAGAAGCAGTTGAAGACGCTCTGGTATGGGAAGGCCGCGGCAACAGAAGTCGGTCTACGAATTGATGACCCGCCGCGCTTTGCAAGGGCTGCGATGAGGGCTGAGTCCAGAGGCGCCCTGGGAAGCGGCCAAGCAGTTCCTCAACGGGAGCGGGTCGACCCTCAGTAAAAGGTGTCTAAGATAGGCGTTTATGGGCTTGGCCCATCATGGCCATACTGGCGTTTGTATATCCACGGTAGATAATGCGGGTAGGTTTTCGCTCAATGGCAAACGCTGTTTGAATGCCTGGAGCGTTTATGATGTGGACCATACAGGTGATTCCATGAAGGATTGGTGGAGTGCAACTCGAGCATGTCCGGGGAGCGAGAGGGAGAACGCTGCTGGAATGCTCGGTGCACTTAAGGCCTTAACCTCTGAAGGCGTCTTCCGTAGGGCAGCGGAACCTGTTCCGTGACGCCCGCCCACCTTCTCGCCGTTCTTCCCCCACCCGAACTCGCGTCACAAGTGGAAGCGTTCCGGGCACCGCTGGGCCTGCGCGAGAGCCCGCCCCACGTCACGGTCAAGGCGCGGAGTGGTTTGGGGGTGAATCTGGACTGGGTGAAAGCGGCGCGGGCGGTGGTGGACGCCAGCCCCCTCTTTCCCTTGACAGTTGAGGGGGCGCGGACTTTTCGCAGTGGCAGCGCGGTGTATCTGGCGGTCACTTCCCCGGGGCTCGTCGCCCTGCACGTGCGGCTGCTCGAAGCATTGGAACCCGCCCAGCGCTTCGGATACGAGGGGCCGCACATGACGCCTCACCTGACGTTGGCCCTGGGAAGACACAGGGTGGACTTGGAGGGAGTTTTTCAGGCGGCCCGGGAAGCGTTCGCCCACCTGGAGGCGCAGCCTCTTACCTTTACCGTGCGCGAGGTCTGGCGAATGCGGAAGGCGGGACCGGGAGCGCTCTACTTGCCGGAGGAAGCCTGGGAGCTGGCCGGAGGCTGAACGGCCCGCACGCCCGCTTCCGTCACCAGCCAGCCCACCCGCAGGTCGTGGAGCTGGCACGGGAGGGCCTCTACCACCAGCGCCTCCCATACCACGCCCGCTGTGAGGCCGGAGAAGCTGGGGAGCAGGCGGTCATAGAAGCCGCCCCCGTAGCCCAGCCGCACGCCCCAGCGGTCAAAGGCGAGGGCGGGCAGGAGCACAGCGTCCACCGTTTCCAGGGGAACTTGCGGCGCATTGGCGGGAGGCTGGAGCGCTCCGAAGCGGCTGACCTCCGTGGCCGTGTCCCAGGGATGCAGCGTCAGGCGCGGCTCGGGGCGAAAGCGGGCCCGGGTGGTCAGGAGCTCGAACTGGGAGGCGAGGGCGTCCACAACAGGCTCGCCGGGCAGGGCCCGGTAGGCCAGGACGCGCTGCACGTCCCGCTCCTGAAGGAAGGAAATCAGGTGGGCCGTCACGTCCAGCGAGCGGTCAGGCAACTTTGCCCGCCTTTTCCGCGCCCAGGCCCGCCACTCGTCTTTGGGGGAGGCGCGCTGGGGCAGCATGTACTGGACGATACCGTGCCACGGTCCCTGGCATGCTCTGCTGGCTACCATGAGGACGCTGATCGTGGGAGCGACGGGAGGCATTGGGGCGGCGGCGGCGCGGGCATTTGCAGCTCAGAGCGGCCCGTTATGGCTGAGCGCCCGCCACCGTGAACGCCTGGAAACCCTGGCGGCCGAACTGGGGGCCGAGGCCCGCCCCGCCGATCTGGGTTACGAGAGCCATGTCAGCGCGCTGCTGGAGGGCCTTACGGAGCTGGATACCGTGGTCTACGCCGCCGGAGCCGCCCTGCCCAGTCCACTTGCCGAGGCCGATCCTGCCCGGGTCCGTGCGGTGTGGAACGCGAACTATTTCGGGGCGCTGTGGCTGCTCAAGCACGGGCTGGGGCGGCTGGCTCCCGGCGGACGAATGTATCTGCTTGGGGCCCGACCCGAACTGGTTACGGTGCGGGGGTTCTCGCAGTACGCAGCAAGCAAGGCCGCCCTGGCCCGCGCCGCGGAGGTGGCCCGGCTGGAAGCGCGGGGTGTGGGCATCACCCTCGTGCTGCCCCCTGCGGTGGATACGGAGCTCTGGGCGCAGGTGGGCCGGGTGCCGCGCGGTGCCCTCGCGCCCGGGGTGGTGGCCCAGGCCCTGCTCGAAGACCGTTCCGGGCCTGGGCAAACCGAGTTGAGAATTGGGGCTTAACCGATTTCTTTCGGTCCCTTCAACCCGGTCTTGCCCTCACGGCCCTGGAGGACGGCGGCCACGTCGCCGGGGGAGACGCCGACCTCGGCCAGCGCGAAGAGGGTGTGGAAGAAGAGGTCCGCGACTTCGGTGGCGAGTTCGGCGCGGTCTCCGTTCTTGGCCGCCAGCAGCACTTCGCCCGCTTCTTCGCTGATCTTTTTCAGCACCCGGTCCAGGCCCCCGGCGTGGAGGCGCGCCACGTAGCTGTTCTCCGGCAGGGTGGCGAGGCGCCCGGTGATGGTGGCATAGACCCGCTCCAGGGTGCCGTCCAGTCCCGCCGCCTGCCCCTCCCCTTCCAGCAGCGGCGTGTAGAAGCATGAGTATTCCCCGGTATGACAAGCGGGTCCGGTCTGTTCCACCCGGTACAGCACGCTGTCGCCGTCGCAGTCCAGATGCACCGAGACGATGCGCTGGGCGTGTCCGCTCGTCTTGCCCTTGATCCACTGCTCGCCGCGCGAACGGCTGTAGTAGGTGGCTTCCCGCGTCTCCAACGTGCGCTCGATGGCCGCCCGGTCCGCATATGCCTGCATCAGCACGGCGCCGGTGCGGGCGTCTTGCGTCACCACCGGAATCAGGCCGCGTTCGTCGAAATTCAGGTGTTGCAACGTGGTCATGCGTCTTTCCAATCTGGGCGCACGGGCAGCCCCACACCCTTCAGGTACGTCTTGACCTGCGGCACGGTCAGCTCGCCAAAATGAAAGACGCTGGCGGCGAGGGCTGCGTCCGCCGCGCCGTCCGTCAGCACGTCGCGGAAGTCTTCGAGCTTCCCTGCCCCGCCCGAGGCGATCACGGGGAGGTCCACGGCCTGCGCCACCGCGCGCGTCGCCTCCAGATTGAAGCCTGCGCGGGTGCCGTCGGCGTCCATTACGTTGAGGCAGATTTCGCCTGCGCCCAGGCGTTGTCCCCGCTCGGCCCACTCCAGCAGGTCTATCCCTGTGTCCACCCGTCCGCCGCCCACGTGGACGGTCCAGCCTTCACCGCCGGGCCGCCGCTTGGCATCGATGCTCAGCACCACGCACTGCGCGCCGAAGTGGTCCGACGCCTCCCCGATCAGTTCGGGCCGCCGCACCGCGCCGCTGTTGACGCTGATCTTGTCTGCGCCCGCCATCAGCAGTTGGCGGAAATCGGCGACGGCGTTCACACCGCCGCCCACCGTCAGCGGCATCATGACCTGCTCGGCCACGCGGGCGGCCACGTTCAGCATCAGGGAGCGGCCCTCATGGGTGGCGGTGATGTCGTAAAAGACCAGTTCGTCGGCCTGCTGCGCCTCGTAGTTCTGGGCCAGGACCAGGGGGTCGCCAGCGTCGCGGTGGTTCTCGAAGAACCGCACGTTCTTGACCACCCGCCCATTTTGCACGTCCAGGCAGGGAATGATGCGCTTCGTCAACACGTCCCGCAGTCTAGCCCGCGCCCCTTGTGCCGTTGACTGAGTCGGCTAGAAGCGCTCCGCTCTACGTCAAAAGGCTCAGTCTATGTGCTTCCTCACATTGATGAACTTTTCATACTTCGGCGGGTTACCCTGGAGCCAGAGGGGGCAACCATGGCGCATCGCCGCATTCTGCTGGTGGACGACAATCCGAAAGACGTGGAACTGACCCTGACGGCGCTGGAGGACGAGCTTGGCGCGCATGACGTCACGGTGGCCGGCAGCGGGGTCGAGGCGCTGGACCTGTTGCAAAACGCCCCGCTGCTTCCGGATCTGATCTTGCTGGATCTGAACATGCCTCAGATGGACGGTCTGGCCGTGTTGGACGCCATCCGTGCCGAGCAGACCACCCGCGACATTCCGGTGGTCATGCTCACCACGAGCGGCGAGAACCGCGACGTGCGCGAGAGCTACCAGCACGGGGCCAGCGCCTACGTAGTCAAGCCGATGGATTTCGGCCAGTTCCGGGACGCCATCCGCACCATTACCGACTTCTGGACGCAGCTCAACCGCCGCCCTCAGCTGCGCTGACGAGACCGGCCTTGATCGCGCGTTTACCCGCGCACGTTTGCGTTGCAGCGCCGGTTACCCTGACCCCATGCGAGTCTGGATCGGCTGCGGCGGCTATACAAACGAGGAGTGGGCGGCCCCCGGCCTGATCTACGAGGGCGTGAAGAAAGACGCCTACCTCGAAACCTACGCCCGGCATTTCGATGCTGCGGAACTCAACTCGTCCTTCTACGCCATTCCCGGCCTCAAGGCCTTCGAGGGCATGGCCCGCAAGTCTGCCGGACGCACCCGCTTCGCCGTGAAGCTGAACAAGGTGTTCACCCACGAGCGCAACCCCGAGAGCGCGGACTTCGACCGGATGTTGCAAAGCCCTCAGCCGCTGCGCGACGCCGGTTTGAAGGGGCCTTACCTGGCCCAGTTTCCCTACTCCTTTCACCGCACCGCCGACAACCGTAAGTACCTGCTGGGCCTGGCCGAGCGCTTCGCCGGGCACGAACTGGCCGTGGAATTGCGCCACGCTTCCTGGGACAAGCCCGAGGTGCGCGAGGGCATGGGCGAGTACGGCCTGATCTGGGTCAGCCCCGACTATCCGCCGGTGGGCGGCATGCCCGAGCCGCAGGTACACGTGACCACCGATGTGGGCTACCTGCGCCTGCACGGCCGCAACAAGGGCAGCTGGTGGGAAGGCCAGAGCGCCGCCGAACGCCACGACTACCTCTACACCCGCGCCGAGATGGACGAGTGGGCCGAGAAGATCGCGCTGGTGGCGGACGACCTCTCCGAGTTGTACGTCTTTTTCCAGAACACCACGAAGGGCCACGCCCTGAAAAACATTCCCATGCTGCGCGAGGCGCTCAACGCCCGGGGCGTGCCGGTTCAGACGCCGGACCCGGGCGACGACGGGCGGCTGCTCTGAGGGCAGAGCGTGGCCGCTGAACCGGCCTTCGCCCAAGCGGCCGACCTCGCGGCGTTGCGTGAGGCTTACGGCCCGATACTGGAGCGGTTGATATTTTTACCGAACGGCACGGCTCCGGCCTATCCGGCGGACGGACCCTCCGGGCGCTTTTTCCTCAAGGTGTTGCCCCCCACCCTCTACGCGTAAACGGTGCGGCAGAGGCTGGAGGCGAACGTGCCGTTGCTGGGTGTATTGCGGCGCATTGGGGTGCTGCCGAATGTTTTGGAGCCCCACCCTGGCGGGAGAGTCGCTGACCGAAGTGGAAGGCCACACGCTCGCCCACTTCAGGTGGATTGACGGCTGGCAGTCCGGGCACAGGTTGGACGCACGCGCCGCCCGAACTCGCGCCGTTCGCGGGACGCCCGCACGCGGGGACGGCGAAAGTCCGTGGCCGAGGTTCCCCGCCTTCCCGTGCCGCCCGAGGACTTCGCCCTGCCCTGCGGGGAGGGGTTGCGGGCGGACTTGGAGTGGCTCGGTCCGCTCCTGCCCGGTGGCCGCCCCACGCCGCTCGCGCTGTGGGAGCGCCTGCTTGCGCACCATGTCCTGTTCCGGCGGCCACCCGTTGCAGGCGGGCGGCCGCCTGCAACGGGTGGCCCTTCGTCCTGCGCCACACCGGCGCGCACGGGGCAGAGAAGCGAGTTGAGCCCAGACGTGCTGGGGTTCTATTTTTTCCGCCTGGTGCTGGGCGACCTCGCGGTGGACGTGACCATGCTGCTGCGGGGAAACACCCGCCCTGAGGAGGACGAGGCGAATCTGAGGGTGCTGGAGCGTTTTGTGTTGCCCGCCTTGCAAAACGTGGAGGCGGAGTTGCAGACGGTGGGCGCAAGCTTGCGCTAGCCCAGCATCGGCATCTCGCTCAGACCCGCCAGAAATTCGCGCTCGGGGTACTCCTCGCCGTCGAAGCCCCGGTCCCCCTCGGAGGGCCGGACGCTGAGGCTGGCGAAGTCGAACAACTCGCGGTCCAGCAGGTGACTGCCCGTTACGCGGGTGAGTGAGCGCAAGACGTTTTGCAAGCGGCCCGGATGCTCGCGCTCCCAGCCTTCCAACATCTCGCCCACGATCTTGCGCTGCAGGTTTTCCTGACTGCCGCACAGGTTGCAGGGAATGATCGGAAAGCCCTTCGCCGCGGCGTAGCGCTCGATGTCGCGTTCGGCGAGGTAGGCCAAGGGCCGGATAACCACGTTGGTGCCGTCGTCCGACTGAAGCTTGGGCGGCATGGCCTTGAGGCGCGCGCCGAAGAACATGTTCAAGAAGAGCGTTTCCAGAATGTCGTCGCGGTGGTGGCCCAAGGCGATTTTCGTCGCGCCAATCTCGCGGGCGTGGCTGTACAGGATCCCCCGGCGCAGGCGGCTGCACAGCGCGCAGGTGGTTTTGCCCTCTGGCGTCTTTTCCTTGACGATGGAGTAGGTGTCTTCGGTCAGGATCTGGAAGGGCACGCCCAGCGTACTGAGGTATTCCGGCAGCACGTGGGTGGGAAAGCCCGGCTGGCCCTGGTCGAGATTCACCGCCACCACCTCAAATTGAATTGGCGCGCGCTTTTGCAGGTGCAGCAGGATGTCGAGCAGCGTGTAGCTGTCCTTGCCGCCCGACAGGCAGACCATCACCCGGTCCCCCTCCTCGATCATGCGGTAGTCGGTGATGGCCTGGGCCGCGCCCTTGACGAGGGGGGCGAAGAGTTGTTTGGGCAGTTGGGAAGCAGGCAGGTGGGTCATGGGGTCTCGGTTCGCCCGCAGGAAAGCGGGGCAGAGGAACATGGTAGCCCGCCGGCGATGGCCGCGTTCTTCCCGGGCTTTCAATCGGCCGCCCGGACCTGCCGGCCCCGCCTTCACCTTCCCGCTGCAGCCCTGCGCTAGCCTGCCCGCACCACCGTGAAGACCTCTGCCCCTCTCCGCCTTGCCCTGCTGCTGGGGGCCCTGCTCACCCCCGCGCTGGCCCAGACCTCGGAAACGTCCGCTCCGGCCGCGCTGCCCGGGCCGCAGGTCCCCGCGCTGACTGTTCCGACTCCTCCCTTCCCCACGCCGGTCACGGTTCCGGCCCTCCCCGAGGCTCCCGCCTTGCCCCCGCCTCCCGCGCCCATCAGCACCGTGCGCGGGCTGTGGGTAGACGCCTTCGGGCCGGGGCTCAAGACGCGGGCGCAGGTGACGAGGACGGTGGCAGACGCGTCGGAACTCGGGATCAACGCCCTGTTCGTGCAGGCCGTTCGGCGCTCGGACTGCCTGTGCCGCCGCTCCAGCCTGCCTGTGGTCACCGATGCGGACCTGGAAAAGGACTTTGATCCCCTGGCGGAGGTCACCCGGCAGGCGCACGCCCTGGGGATACGCGTGATTGCCTGGGTCAGCGTAACGGGCGCGTCGAACGCCAGCGTGCCCAACAGCAGCCCGGCGCACGTCTCGCGCACGCACGGCCCCACTGCGGGGGCGGCCTCGTGGCTCTCGCGTCAGCGCGACGGAGCGTGGCTGCAGGGCAGTGACGCCTGGCTGGACCCCGCCATTCCCGCCGCCGCCGATCACATGGCGAACGGGGTGATCAGCCTGGTGAAGAACTATCCTGTGGACGGAGTGCAGCTGGACCGCATCCGTTATCCGGACGGCGGAAACTGGGGCTACGATCCCAAGACCGTGGCCCGCTACCGCGCGGAGACGGGCACGCGCGGCACCCCGGCTGCCAGCGATCCGCGATGGCAGAACTGGAAGCGCGAGCAGGTCACAGCCCTGGTGCGGCGGGTGGCGCTGGGGGTCAAGGCAGTGCGGCCCAACATATGGGTGACGGCGGCCACGATCACCTACGGCCCACCGCCCGCGGCCGGGGACATGGACGCCTTTCGCAAGACGCGCACCTACGCCGACGTCCTGCAGGACTGGCCGACGTGGATGCGGGCGGGGCTGCTGGACCTCAACGTCTTGATGAACTACAAGCGCGACGCGGTCGGCGAGCAGGGCGCGTGGCTGGACGGCTGGAACGCCTTTGCGGTCAGCGTGCGTGGGGGGGCCGAGGTCGCGGGCGGCACAGCGCTGTACCTCAATCCACCCGCCGTGAGTGCTGCCCAGGCGCGGCGGACGGTGGCGGCTGGGCTGGGCTGGGTGGGGTACTCGTACCGCACACCCACGCTGGACGTATACGGCACCCGGCAGAGCACGGCGCAGGGACTGGCGGCCATCCGCACCGCCATGACGGCTCCCGGGGGAGCGTTGGCCGAGCCGCTGGCCTGGACGGCCTCACCACCGAATATGCGCGGGCTGAGCGGACGAATTGTAGGCACGGCCAGGCCGGGGGGCCGGAGTGTGGAGGCCCTACGCGGCGGGCAGGTTATAGCGCGGGGCACCACGGACGGCA is a genomic window containing:
- the gcvT gene encoding glycine cleavage system aminomethyltransferase GcvT is translated as MTETPETPLKRTPLYAAHLRAGARMVPFGGWDMPVQYAGVKAEHQAVRTQAGLFDVSHMGEFRVKGPDAEAFLQRVTTNDVSKLKPGRAQYNWLPNDAGGLVDDIYVYRAGEAEYLLVVNASNIGKDWAHLQTHTAGFDVQLTDESDLWGLLAVQGPQAETLLQPHIDVDLGQKKKNAFFPAKLFGFGVLLARTGYTGEDGFEVFTDASEAETIWDKLVAVGLTPAGLGARDTLRLEAGFPLYGHEFTEELHPLSSTYTWVAKDKDHVGREHIRKEPPHRLVGLTLDRVPVREGYSVLLNGVPVGHVTSGSASPTLGHPIAMALVNADVASSDTFEVEVRGKAHPARRVDLPFYKRA
- a CDS encoding 2'-5' RNA ligase family protein, which translates into the protein MTPAHLLAVLPPPELASQVEAFRAPLGLRESPPHVTVKARSGLGVNLDWVKAARAVVDASPLFPLTVEGARTFRSGSAVYLAVTSPGLVALHVRLLEALEPAQRFGYEGPHMTPHLTLALGRHRVDLEGVFQAAREAFAHLEAQPLTFTVREVWRMRKAGPGALYLPEEAWELAGG
- a CDS encoding 5-formyltetrahydrofolate cyclo-ligase, with translation MLPQRASPKDEWRAWARKRRAKLPDRSLDVTAHLISFLQERDVQRVLAYRALPGEPVVDALASQFELLTTRARFRPEPRLTLHPWDTATEVSRFGALQPPANAPQVPLETVDAVLLPALAFDRWGVRLGYGGGFYDRLLPSFSGLTAGVVWEALVVEALPCQLHDLRVGWLVTEAGVRAVQPPASSQASSGK
- a CDS encoding SDR family NAD(P)-dependent oxidoreductase, translating into MRTLIVGATGGIGAAAARAFAAQSGPLWLSARHRERLETLAAELGAEARPADLGYESHVSALLEGLTELDTVVYAAGAALPSPLAEADPARVRAVWNANYFGALWLLKHGLGRLAPGGRMYLLGARPELVTVRGFSQYAASKAALARAAEVARLEARGVGITLVLPPAVDTELWAQVGRVPRGALAPGVVAQALLEDRSGPGQTELRIGA
- the hisIE gene encoding bifunctional phosphoribosyl-AMP cyclohydrolase/phosphoribosyl-ATP diphosphatase HisIE; translated protein: MTTLQHLNFDERGLIPVVTQDARTGAVLMQAYADRAAIERTLETREATYYSRSRGEQWIKGKTSGHAQRIVSVHLDCDGDSVLYRVEQTGPACHTGEYSCFYTPLLEGEGQAAGLDGTLERVYATITGRLATLPENSYVARLHAGGLDRVLKKISEEAGEVLLAAKNGDRAELATEVADLFFHTLFALAEVGVSPGDVAAVLQGREGKTGLKGPKEIG
- the hisF gene encoding imidazole glycerol phosphate synthase subunit HisF — encoded protein: MLTKRIIPCLDVQNGRVVKNVRFFENHRDAGDPLVLAQNYEAQQADELVFYDITATHEGRSLMLNVAARVAEQVMMPLTVGGGVNAVADFRQLLMAGADKISVNSGAVRRPELIGEASDHFGAQCVVLSIDAKRRPGGEGWTVHVGGGRVDTGIDLLEWAERGQRLGAGEICLNVMDADGTRAGFNLEATRAVAQAVDLPVIASGGAGKLEDFRDVLTDGAADAALAASVFHFGELTVPQVKTYLKGVGLPVRPDWKDA
- a CDS encoding response regulator, producing the protein MAHRRILLVDDNPKDVELTLTALEDELGAHDVTVAGSGVEALDLLQNAPLLPDLILLDLNMPQMDGLAVLDAIRAEQTTRDIPVVMLTTSGENRDVRESYQHGASAYVVKPMDFGQFRDAIRTITDFWTQLNRRPQLR
- a CDS encoding DUF72 domain-containing protein is translated as MRVWIGCGGYTNEEWAAPGLIYEGVKKDAYLETYARHFDAAELNSSFYAIPGLKAFEGMARKSAGRTRFAVKLNKVFTHERNPESADFDRMLQSPQPLRDAGLKGPYLAQFPYSFHRTADNRKYLLGLAERFAGHELAVELRHASWDKPEVREGMGEYGLIWVSPDYPPVGGMPEPQVHVTTDVGYLRLHGRNKGSWWEGQSAAERHDYLYTRAEMDEWAEKIALVADDLSELYVFFQNTTKGHALKNIPMLREALNARGVPVQTPDPGDDGRLL
- the ttcA gene encoding tRNA 2-thiocytidine(32) synthetase TtcA encodes the protein MTHLPASQLPKQLFAPLVKGAAQAITDYRMIEEGDRVMVCLSGGKDSYTLLDILLHLQKRAPIQFEVVAVNLDQGQPGFPTHVLPEYLSTLGVPFQILTEDTYSIVKEKTPEGKTTCALCSRLRRGILYSHAREIGATKIALGHHRDDILETLFLNMFFGARLKAMPPKLQSDDGTNVVIRPLAYLAERDIERYAAAKGFPIIPCNLCGSQENLQRKIVGEMLEGWEREHPGRLQNVLRSLTRVTGSHLLDRELFDFASLSVRPSEGDRGFDGEEYPEREFLAGLSEMPMLG
- a CDS encoding family 10 glycosylhydrolase; protein product: MKTSAPLRLALLLGALLTPALAQTSETSAPAALPGPQVPALTVPTPPFPTPVTVPALPEAPALPPPPAPISTVRGLWVDAFGPGLKTRAQVTRTVADASELGINALFVQAVRRSDCLCRRSSLPVVTDADLEKDFDPLAEVTRQAHALGIRVIAWVSVTGASNASVPNSSPAHVSRTHGPTAGAASWLSRQRDGAWLQGSDAWLDPAIPAAADHMANGVISLVKNYPVDGVQLDRIRYPDGGNWGYDPKTVARYRAETGTRGTPAASDPRWQNWKREQVTALVRRVALGVKAVRPNIWVTAATITYGPPPAAGDMDAFRKTRTYADVLQDWPTWMRAGLLDLNVLMNYKRDAVGEQGAWLDGWNAFAVSVRGGAEVAGGTALYLNPPAVSAAQARRTVAAGLGWVGYSYRTPTLDVYGTRQSTAQGLAAIRTAMTAPGGALAEPLAWTASPPNMRGLSGRIVGTARPGGRSVEALRGGQVIARGTTDGSGYYGFLNLAPGPVEIRVGGQRWAEPVPEVGVVRYPDLLVRDAPLASGTAR